The Brassica napus cultivar Da-Ae chromosome C7, Da-Ae, whole genome shotgun sequence genome has a segment encoding these proteins:
- the LOC106369147 gene encoding peroxidase 15, which produces MATTRTFLVLFSLACSLTLCICDDESNYGGGEGNLFPGFYRSSCPKAEEIVRSVVAQAVAKEARMAASLMRLHFHDCFVQGCDGSLLLDSSGSIVTEKGSNPNSNSARGFDVVDQIKAALENECPGTVSCADLLTLAARDSSVLTGGPSWMVPLGRRDSRSASLSGSNNNIPAPNNTFNTILSRFNNQGLDLTDLVALSGSHTIGFSRCTSFRQRLYNQSGNGSPDITLEQSYATNLRQRCPPSGGDQNLSELDINSAGKFDNSYFKNLIENMGLLNSDQVLFSSNEESSELVKTYAEDQEEFFEQFAESMIKMGNLSPLTGSSGEIRKNCRKINS; this is translated from the exons ATGGCAACAACGAGAACCTTTCTAGTTCTTTTCTCTCTCGCTTGTTCTCTTACTCTCTGCATCTGCGACGACGAGAGTAACTATGGCGGCGGTGAAGGGAATCTTTTCCCAGGTTTCTATAGAAGCTCATGCCCTAAAGCCGAGGAGATCGTGAGGTCAGTTGTAGCTCAAGCTGTTGCAAAAGAGGCTCGTATGGCTGCTTCTCTCATGAGGCTTCATTTCCACGACTGTTTTGTTCAG GGCTGTGATGGCTCGTTGCTTCTAGACAGCAGTGGAAGTATAGTTACTGAGAAAGGCTCTAACCCTAATAGCAACTCGGCTCGCGGGTTTGATGTTGTTGACCAGATCAAAGCTGCATTGGAGAATGAATGCCCTGGAACTGTTTCTTGTGCTGACTTGTTAACCCTAGCTGCTAGGGACTCCTCTGTTCTT ACTGGTGGACCAAGCTGGATGGTTCCTTTGGGAAGAAGAGATTCGAGAAGTGCAAGCTTGAGTGGCTCAAACAACAACATTCCTGCACCCAACAACACTTTCAACACAATTCTCTCGAGGTTTAATAATCAAGGTCTCGATCTCACCGACCTTGTTGCCCTGTCTG GGAGTCACACCATCGGCTTCTCAAGATGCACGAGTTTCAGACAAAGACTTTACAACCAGTCCGGAAATGGAAGTCCCGACATAACCTTAGAGCAGTCCTATGCTACTAACTTGCGCCAGAGGTGTCCGCCATCAGGTGGAGACCAAAACCTGTCGGAGCTTGACATCAACAGTGCCGGAAAGTTTGATAACAGCTACTTCAAGAACTTGATCGAGAACATGGGACTTTTGAATTCTGACCAGGTCTTATTCTCTAGCAACGAGGAATCTAGCGAGCTTGTGAAGACATATGCAGAGGATCAGGAAGAGTTCTTCGAGCAGTTCGCAGAATCAATGATCAAGATGGGGAATCTCTCTCCCTTGACAGGTTCGAGTGGTGAGATCAGGAAGAATTGCAGGAAGATTAACTCTTGA
- the LOC106381629 gene encoding purple acid phosphatase 5-like, which translates to MGLNRVTLVCSAIVWLSISGLSHAGVTSNYTRVAEPSEEMPLETFPPPAGLNAPEQVHITQGDHNGRGMIISWVTPINDDGSNVVQYWVADGDESTKKSAEASTSTYRYYDYASGFLHHATIKKLEYSTKYFYELGTGRSTRRFSFTTPPKAGPDVPYTFGVIGDLGQTYASNQTLYNYMSNPKGQAVLFVGDLSYADDHPNHDQRKWDSYGRFVEPSAAYQPWIWAAGNHEIDYAPSIGETQAFKPYKNRYHVPYRASQSTSPLWYSIKRASAYIIILSSYSAFDKYTPQNSWLESELKKVNREETPWLIVLVHSPWYNSNGYHYMEGESMRVTFEPWFVQNKVDIVFAGHVHAYERSERVSNIKYNITDGLSSPVKDPSAPIYITIGDGGNIEGIANDYTYPQPSYSAYREASFGHALLEIKNRTHALYTWHRNQDNEPVIADSLWVKNRHFLPEEE; encoded by the exons ATGGGATTGAATCGTGTAACACTCGTTTGCTCCGCCATTGTGTGGCTAAGCATCTCCGGCTTGAGCCATGCCGGAGTCACCAGCAACTACACCAGAGTAGCTGAACCTTCCGAAGAAATGCCACTCGAAACCTTCCCTCCTCCTGCTGGCTTAAACGCTCCTGAACAA gttCATATAACGCAAGGAGATCACAACGGTCGAGGCATGATAATCTCGTGGGTAACGCCTATAAACGATGATGGTTCGAACGTCGTGCAATACTGGGTCGCGGATGGTGACGAGAGTACAAAGAAGAGCGCTGAAGCATCAACCTCGACCTATAGATACTACGACTATGCTTCTGGTTTTCTTCATCACGCTACCATTAAAAAGCTTGAG TACTCAACTAAATATTTCTACGAGCTTGGAACTGGTCGTTCCACTAGACGATTCTCCTTCACGACACCTCCAAAAGCTGGTCCAGATGTTCCCTACACATTTGGTGTCATTG gtGATCTGGGACAAACCTATGCCTCTAACCAGACATTGTACAATTATATGTCGAACCCTAAAGGCCAAGCAGTTCTTTTTGTTGGAGACTTGTCGTACGCTGATGACCATCCCAACCACGACCAAAGAAAATGGGATTCGTATGGGCGATTTGTTGAACCAAGCGCTGCATATCAGCCATGGATATGGGCTGCTGGGAACCACGAGATAGATTACGCCCCGTCAATA GGCGAGACTCAGGCATTCAAGCCATACAAAAACCGTTACCACGTTCCGTACAGAGCCTCACAGAGCACTTCTCCGCTTTGGTACTCAATTAAACGAGCCTCAGCGTACATCATCATACTCTCCTCTTACTCAGCTTTTG ACAAGTACACACCTCAAAACTCGTGGCTTGAGAGTGAACTCAAGAAAGTAAACAGAGAAGAGACTCCATGGCTGATTGTTCTGGTTCACTCTCCGTGGTACAACAGCAACGGTTATCACTACATGGAAGGTGAAAGCATGAGAGTCACGTTCGAGCCATGGTTCGTCCAAAACAAAGTTGATATTGTCTTTGCTGGTCATGTTCATGCCTACGAGCGATCAGAACGTGTCTCCAACATTAAGTACAATATCACTGATGGTTTGAGTTCTCCCGTGAAAGATCCATCTGCGCCTATTTACATCACCATTGGTGATGGAGGCAACATAGAAGGAATCGCTAATGA TTACACGTACCCTCAACCGAGTTACTCAGCATATAGGGAGGCTAGTTTCGGGCATGCACTTCTAGAGATAAAGAACAGGACTCACGCGCTTTATACCTGGCATAGGAACCAAGACAATGAGCCGGTCATCGCCGACTCTCTTTGGGTGAAGAACAGACACTTCTTGCCGGAGGAGGAGTAG
- the LOC125589905 gene encoding uncharacterized protein LOC125589905, whose protein sequence is MGKRGGKMKTRSSISDDEGSVIKSPHGFQIHDEPATTMTKQQQARRSMTPGAMNTPMKFSDAHDSIHSPFFLHSADHPGLTIVVHTLDGTNYNSWSIAMKISLDAKNKLSFVDGSLPRPSVDDNMFKIWSRCNSMVKSWILNVVSKEIYDSILYYQDATEMWDDLFRRFKVNNLPRKYQLEQAVMTLKQGDLDLSTYFTKKKILWEQLANTKSSVVKKCDCEQVQELLDDAETSRIIQFLMGLNDSFNNVRGQILNMKPRPGLNDIYNMLDQDESQRVLGGTQKILPTPTAFQSHSPNVEQNPVLLAHGNFQKPKCSHCFRIGHTVDKCYKVHGYPPGHPRAKKNNSVGNTNLAAVGSNVPVKDQGFDDASNNMTKDQLQQMIAFFSSKLQSSGVTPCSDKSIASTSSSVPVISQISGSYSGVDDWSR, encoded by the exons ATGGGGAAGAGAGGAGGAAAAATGAAGACGCGAAGCTCAATTTCTGATGACGAAGGATCTGTGATCAAATCTCCACATGGATTCCAGATCCACGATGAACCTGCAACAACGATGACAAAGCAACAACAAGCTCGACGATCGATGACTCCGGGAGCGATGAACACACCGATGAAGTTCTCAGACGCACACGATAGCATTCACAGCCCATTCTTCCTTCATTCAGCTGATCATCCAGGTCTGACTATAGTAGTTCACACTCTTGATGGAACTAACTATAATAGTTGGTCGATTGCGATGAAGATAAGCCTAGATGCGAAGAATAAGCTGAGTTTTGTTGATGGATCTCTTCCTAGACCATCCGTTGATGATAATATGTTTAAAATCTGGAGTCGCTGCAACAGTATGGTGAAATCATGGATTCTAAATGTCGTTAGCAAGGAGATCTATGATAGTATTCTATATTATCAAGATGCTACTGAGATGTGGGATGATTTGTTTAGGCGTTTCAAAGTGAACAATCTGCCACGCAAATATCAGTTGGAGCAAGCTGTTATGACACTGAAGCAAGGAGATCTTGACCTCTCGACATACTTcacgaagaagaagattctGTGGGAGCAATTGGCGAACACAAAATCAAGTGTAGTGAAGAAGTGTGATTGTGAACAAGTTCAGGAGTTGCTTGATGATGCTGAAACAAGCCGAATCATACAGTTTCTTATGGGGCTTAATGATAGCTTCAACAATGTTCGTGGACAGATTCTTAACATGAAGCCAAGACCAGGCCTGAATGATATCTACAATATGTTGGATCAAGATGAAAGTCAGCGTGTGCTAGGAGGAACTCAGAAGATACTCCCGACTCCAACAGCGTTTCAATCTCACTCACCTAATGTGGAACAAAATCCGGTCTTGCTAGCTCATGGGAATTTTCAGAAGCCAAAGTGTTCACATTGCTTTCGTATTGGACACACGGTTGATAAGTGCTACAAGGTGCATGGTTATCCACCAGGACATCCACGAGCTAAGAAGAACAACTCTGTTGGGAATACGAACTTGGCAGCGGTAGGATCAAATGTGCCTGTGAAAGATCAGGGATTTGATGATGCGAGTAATAACATGACCAAGGATCAACTCCAACAGATGATTGCGTTTTTCAGCTCCAAGCTTCAGTCCTCTGGGGTCACGCCATGTTCTGACAAATCTATTGCCTCTACATCATCATCCGTACCAGTAATCTCTCAAATTTCTG GCTCTTACTCAGGAGTTGATGATTGGTCAAGGTAG